From a single Oncorhynchus tshawytscha isolate Ot180627B unplaced genomic scaffold, Otsh_v2.0 Un_contig_27_pilon_pilon, whole genome shotgun sequence genomic region:
- the LOC112232668 gene encoding histone-arginine methyltransferase CARM1 isoform X1, whose translation MAVSVFPGVRLLSIGDANGEIQRHSEQQPLRLEVKATQDAALINLSNAEETCVFKCSVSRDTECSRVGKQSFIITLGCNSVLLQFTSPAEFSSFYNLLKNCRGHSGEQSVFSDRTEESSAVQYFQFYGYLSQQQNMMQDYVRTGTYQRAILQNHTDFKDKVVLDVGCGSGILSFFAAQAGARKVYAVEASTMAQHAEVLVNTNRLGDRVVVIPGKVEEVTLPEQVDIIISEPMGYMLFNERMLESYLHAKKFLKPSGKMFPTIGDVHLAPFTDEQLYMEQFTKANFWYQPSFHGVDLSALRGAAVDEYFRQPIVDTFDIRILMAKSVKYTVNFLEAKEEDLYRIEIPFKFHMMHSGLVHGLAFWFDVVFMGSMVTVWLSTAPTEPLTHWYQVRCLLQSPLFTKAGDTLSGTALLIANKRQSYDISIVAQVDQTGSKSSNLLDLKNPFFRYTGSTPTPPPGSHYTSPSETMWNTGGAYSMSQGMAVSGMPTAYDLSTVMGSGSTVSHNNLIPLVNTGIVNHTHSRMGSIMSTGIVQGASTGQSGPSSSSSSNQQQHYPVTNQFTMGGPAISMASPMAIPSNTMHYGS comes from the exons ATGGCGGTGTCGGTGTTTCCCGGCGTGCGGCTCCTTTCTATCGGAGACGCAAACGGAGAAATACAGCGTCACTCCGAGCAGCAGCCTCTACGACTGGAGGTGAAAGCCACACAGGACGCGGCCCTGATCAACCTCTCCAACG CAGAGGAGACATGTGTGTTCAAGTGTTCGGTCTCCAGGGACACAGAGTGCAGTCGCGTGGGGAAACAGTCGTTCATCATCACGCTGGGCTGCAACAGCGTCCTGCTACAGTTCACCTCAcctgcag AGTTCTCATCGTTCTATAACCTCCTGAAGAACTGCCGCGGTCACAGTGGAGAGCAGTCGGTCTTCAGCGACAGGACAGAGGAATCATCCGCAGTACAGTACTTCCAG TTCTATGGCTACCTCTCCCAGCAGCAGAACATGATGCAGGACTACGTCAGGACAGGAACCTATCAGAGGGCCATCCTCCAGAACCACACTGACTTCAAGGACAAG gtggtgTTAGATGTGGGCTGTGGTTCAGGGATTCTGTCGTTCTTTGCTGCTCAGGCTGGAGCCAGGAAGGTCTACGCTGTGGAGGCCAGCACCATGGCCCAGCATGCAGAG GTCCTGGTGAACACTAACCGTCTAGGGGACCGTGTGGTGGTGATCCCTGGTAAAGTAGAGGAGGTTACGCTACCTGAGCAGGTGGACATCATCATCTCAGAGCCCATGGGCTACATGCTATTCAACGAGAGGATGTTGGAGAGCTACCTCCACGCCAAGAAGTTCCTCAAGCCTAGtg GTAAAATGTTCCCCACCATCGGTGACGTGCACCTGGCCCCCTTCACAGACGAACAGCTCTACATGGAGCAGTTCACCAAGGCCAACTTCTG GTACCAGCCTTCCTTCCATGGTGTGGACCTCTCAGCCCTGCGAGGAGCAGCGGTGGATGAGTACTTTCGCCAGCCCATTGTG gaCACATTTGATATCCGTATCTTGATGGCCAAGTCTGTCAAATACACAGTCAACTTTCTGGAGGCCAAAGAGGAGGATTTGTACAG gaTCGAGATTCCCTTTAAGTTCCATATGATGCACTCAGGGCTGGTGCACGGCCTGGCCTTCTGGTTCGACGTAGTGTTCATGGGATCAAT ggtgACAGTGTGGCTCTCTACAGCCCCCACAGAGCCCCTGACCCACTGGTACCAGGTCCGTTGTCTGCTCCAGTCACCCCTCTTCACCAAGGCAGGAGACACACTTTCCGGCACAGCACTGCTCATCGCCAACAAGag ACAAAGCTACGACATCAGTATTGTCGCCCAAGTGGACCAGACAGGCTCCAAGTCCAGCAACCTCCTGGACTTGAAGAACCCCTTTTTCAG gtACACAGGCAGCACCCCCACACCCCCTCCTGGGTCGCACTACACCTCCCCCTCTGAGACCATGTGGAACACTGGGGGGGCCTACAGCATGAGCCAGGGCATGGCTGTGTcag ggatGCCTACAGCCTATGACCTCAGTACAGTCATGGGCAGCGGCTCGACGGTGTCCCACAACAACCTCATCCCCCTCG TGAACACAGGGATAGTGAATCACACCCACTCCAGGATGGGCTCCATCATGAGCACCGGAATCGTCCAGG GAGCTTCTACTGGCCAATCAGGtcctagtagcagcagcagctctaACCAGCAGCAGCATTATCCCGTCACCAACCAGTTCACCATGGGGGGACCCGCCATCTCCATGGCCTCTCCCATGGCCATCCCTAGCAACACCATGCATTATGGGAGTTAA
- the LOC112232668 gene encoding histone-arginine methyltransferase CARM1 isoform X2 — protein MAVSVFPGVRLLSIGDANGEIQRHSEQQPLRLEVKATQDAALINLSNEETCVFKCSVSRDTECSRVGKQSFIITLGCNSVLLQFTSPAEFSSFYNLLKNCRGHSGEQSVFSDRTEESSAVQYFQFYGYLSQQQNMMQDYVRTGTYQRAILQNHTDFKDKVVLDVGCGSGILSFFAAQAGARKVYAVEASTMAQHAEVLVNTNRLGDRVVVIPGKVEEVTLPEQVDIIISEPMGYMLFNERMLESYLHAKKFLKPSGKMFPTIGDVHLAPFTDEQLYMEQFTKANFWYQPSFHGVDLSALRGAAVDEYFRQPIVDTFDIRILMAKSVKYTVNFLEAKEEDLYRIEIPFKFHMMHSGLVHGLAFWFDVVFMGSMVTVWLSTAPTEPLTHWYQVRCLLQSPLFTKAGDTLSGTALLIANKRQSYDISIVAQVDQTGSKSSNLLDLKNPFFRYTGSTPTPPPGSHYTSPSETMWNTGGAYSMSQGMAVSGMPTAYDLSTVMGSGSTVSHNNLIPLVNTGIVNHTHSRMGSIMSTGIVQGASTGQSGPSSSSSSNQQQHYPVTNQFTMGGPAISMASPMAIPSNTMHYGS, from the exons ATGGCGGTGTCGGTGTTTCCCGGCGTGCGGCTCCTTTCTATCGGAGACGCAAACGGAGAAATACAGCGTCACTCCGAGCAGCAGCCTCTACGACTGGAGGTGAAAGCCACACAGGACGCGGCCCTGATCAACCTCTCCAACG AGGAGACATGTGTGTTCAAGTGTTCGGTCTCCAGGGACACAGAGTGCAGTCGCGTGGGGAAACAGTCGTTCATCATCACGCTGGGCTGCAACAGCGTCCTGCTACAGTTCACCTCAcctgcag AGTTCTCATCGTTCTATAACCTCCTGAAGAACTGCCGCGGTCACAGTGGAGAGCAGTCGGTCTTCAGCGACAGGACAGAGGAATCATCCGCAGTACAGTACTTCCAG TTCTATGGCTACCTCTCCCAGCAGCAGAACATGATGCAGGACTACGTCAGGACAGGAACCTATCAGAGGGCCATCCTCCAGAACCACACTGACTTCAAGGACAAG gtggtgTTAGATGTGGGCTGTGGTTCAGGGATTCTGTCGTTCTTTGCTGCTCAGGCTGGAGCCAGGAAGGTCTACGCTGTGGAGGCCAGCACCATGGCCCAGCATGCAGAG GTCCTGGTGAACACTAACCGTCTAGGGGACCGTGTGGTGGTGATCCCTGGTAAAGTAGAGGAGGTTACGCTACCTGAGCAGGTGGACATCATCATCTCAGAGCCCATGGGCTACATGCTATTCAACGAGAGGATGTTGGAGAGCTACCTCCACGCCAAGAAGTTCCTCAAGCCTAGtg GTAAAATGTTCCCCACCATCGGTGACGTGCACCTGGCCCCCTTCACAGACGAACAGCTCTACATGGAGCAGTTCACCAAGGCCAACTTCTG GTACCAGCCTTCCTTCCATGGTGTGGACCTCTCAGCCCTGCGAGGAGCAGCGGTGGATGAGTACTTTCGCCAGCCCATTGTG gaCACATTTGATATCCGTATCTTGATGGCCAAGTCTGTCAAATACACAGTCAACTTTCTGGAGGCCAAAGAGGAGGATTTGTACAG gaTCGAGATTCCCTTTAAGTTCCATATGATGCACTCAGGGCTGGTGCACGGCCTGGCCTTCTGGTTCGACGTAGTGTTCATGGGATCAAT ggtgACAGTGTGGCTCTCTACAGCCCCCACAGAGCCCCTGACCCACTGGTACCAGGTCCGTTGTCTGCTCCAGTCACCCCTCTTCACCAAGGCAGGAGACACACTTTCCGGCACAGCACTGCTCATCGCCAACAAGag ACAAAGCTACGACATCAGTATTGTCGCCCAAGTGGACCAGACAGGCTCCAAGTCCAGCAACCTCCTGGACTTGAAGAACCCCTTTTTCAG gtACACAGGCAGCACCCCCACACCCCCTCCTGGGTCGCACTACACCTCCCCCTCTGAGACCATGTGGAACACTGGGGGGGCCTACAGCATGAGCCAGGGCATGGCTGTGTcag ggatGCCTACAGCCTATGACCTCAGTACAGTCATGGGCAGCGGCTCGACGGTGTCCCACAACAACCTCATCCCCCTCG TGAACACAGGGATAGTGAATCACACCCACTCCAGGATGGGCTCCATCATGAGCACCGGAATCGTCCAGG GAGCTTCTACTGGCCAATCAGGtcctagtagcagcagcagctctaACCAGCAGCAGCATTATCCCGTCACCAACCAGTTCACCATGGGGGGACCCGCCATCTCCATGGCCTCTCCCATGGCCATCCCTAGCAACACCATGCATTATGGGAGTTAA
- the LOC112232683 gene encoding guanine nucleotide-binding protein G(I)/G(S)/G(O) subunit gamma-5: MSNNSANSSNLVIAQKVVKQLRLEASVRRIKVSQAAADLKTFCLQNAHKDPLLMGVPSSDNPFRPPKSCALF, translated from the exons ATGTCGAATAACAGCGCAAACAGCAGCAACTTGGTTATCGCTCAGAAGGTGGTAAAACAACTTCGCCTAGAGGCGAGTGTTCGCAGGATCAAG GTGTCCCAGGCAGCAGCGGACCTGAAGACCTTCTGCCTACAGAACGCCCATAAAGACCCTCTCCTCATGGGGGTGCCCTCCAGCGACAACCCCTTCAGACCCCCCAAGTCCTGCGCCCTCTTCTGA